The following proteins are co-located in the Hippoglossus stenolepis isolate QCI-W04-F060 chromosome 23, HSTE1.2, whole genome shotgun sequence genome:
- the epoa gene encoding erythropoietin isoform X2 — translation MEFPRLLALLLVVLELTRPSRPSPLRPICDGRVLNPFITEAQDAHAAMKSCREGCGLSNDVTVPQTKVNFDDWEKKSALEQIEEVQSGLWLLQQAFSFLRTSVTNTALHGHIDNSLSNLLSIKNLLRRHNIQEYTTPASTAELKDTWRVSSAADVLQNYIIFLRGKVQLLLSGTQACWPDVS, via the exons ATGGAGTTTCCCA GACTGCTTGCCTTGCTGTTGGTGGTGTTGGAGTTGACCCGGCCAAGCCGACCGTCCCCACTGAGACCCATCTGTGACGGGAGGGTCCTGAACCCTTTCATTACGGAGGCGCAGGACGCACATGCTGCTATG AAGTCATGTAGAGAAGGATGTGGCCTGTCCAACGATGTCACGGTTCCCCAAACCAAAGTCAACTTCGATGACTGGGAGAAGAAAAGT GCACTGGAGCAAATCGAGGAGGTGCAGTCCGGCCTGTGGCTTCTACAACAGGCCTTCAGCTTCCTAAGAACCTCTGTCACCAACACGGCGCTGCACGGCCACATAGATAACTCCCTTAGCAACCTGCTCAGCATCAAAAATCTGCTGCGCCGTCACAACATCCAG GAATATACCACACCAGCAAGTACAGCCGAGCTCAAGGATACATGGAGGGTGTCCTCGGCAGCAGATGTGCTTCAAAACTATATCATTTTCTTGCGGGGCAAAGTGCAACTCCTCCTTTCGGGCACACAGGCTTGTTGGCCGGATGTCAGCTGA
- the epoa gene encoding erythropoietin isoform X1 produces MLQKTGRGLLALLLVVLELTRPSRPSPLRPICDGRVLNPFITEAQDAHAAMKSCREGCGLSNDVTVPQTKVNFDDWEKKSALEQIEEVQSGLWLLQQAFSFLRTSVTNTALHGHIDNSLSNLLSIKNLLRRHNIQEYTTPASTAELKDTWRVSSAADVLQNYIIFLRGKVQLLLSGTQACWPDVS; encoded by the exons ATGTTGCAGAAAACGGGTAGAG GACTGCTTGCCTTGCTGTTGGTGGTGTTGGAGTTGACCCGGCCAAGCCGACCGTCCCCACTGAGACCCATCTGTGACGGGAGGGTCCTGAACCCTTTCATTACGGAGGCGCAGGACGCACATGCTGCTATG AAGTCATGTAGAGAAGGATGTGGCCTGTCCAACGATGTCACGGTTCCCCAAACCAAAGTCAACTTCGATGACTGGGAGAAGAAAAGT GCACTGGAGCAAATCGAGGAGGTGCAGTCCGGCCTGTGGCTTCTACAACAGGCCTTCAGCTTCCTAAGAACCTCTGTCACCAACACGGCGCTGCACGGCCACATAGATAACTCCCTTAGCAACCTGCTCAGCATCAAAAATCTGCTGCGCCGTCACAACATCCAG GAATATACCACACCAGCAAGTACAGCCGAGCTCAAGGATACATGGAGGGTGTCCTCGGCAGCAGATGTGCTTCAAAACTATATCATTTTCTTGCGGGGCAAAGTGCAACTCCTCCTTTCGGGCACACAGGCTTGTTGGCCGGATGTCAGCTGA